The Pyxidicoccus sp. MSG2 DNA segment CGCACCTGGTGGTGCGACTGCCAGCGGAAGCGGACGCGAGGGCGAGGACGGAGGCCCGGGCGCGCATCAACCTGCTGTACGCGCGCGTGCAGGGCGGCGAGGACTTCGCGGCCGTGGCGCGCGAGGCGTCCGAGGACACCGCCACCGGCGAGAAGGGCGGAGACCTGGGGCCGGTGCGGGAGGGACAGGTGGACCCGCGCTTCTTCGGCGCGGTGGTGGAACTGAAGCAGGGCGAGCTGTCGAAGCCGTTCGAGACGGCCTTCGGACTCCACGTGGCGAGGGCGCTGGAGGCGCCGGCCACGGTGGTGCCCACGTTCCAGGAGGTCCGGGGCGAGCTCGCGGCGCGGGCGCGGAATGAGGCCGCGAAGGCGCTGGAAGAGCAGCTGCGGAGCAACATCTCGGTGAAGCGTCATCCCGAGCGTCTGCGCGAGCTGGCCGGTCCGGCCAGGTCCAAGGGGGAGGAGTCCGAATGAACCGGGGGATTCGCGCGACGGCGCTCTGGGGAGCGCTCCTGCTGACAGTCATCACGGGCTGCCCGAAGGACCCGGTACCGCCGGTGGTGACGTTCAGCGGCGTCGAGGAAGGGGCGCACCGCAACGTGCCCGTGGCGGTGAACTTCACCGTCACCGATGCGGACCCGC contains these protein-coding regions:
- a CDS encoding peptidylprolyl isomerase — protein: MGAVLGLLLAACGDKDVVADVGGTALKRADVAWFWETRDRDATPEQALDALVDRALLAEGATRAGLLDDPAVAARVEAARREVLANAYLDKVAAESGTEDALRQRYEKEKESLSRRQVHVAHLVVRLPAEADARARTEARARINLLYARVQGGEDFAAVAREASEDTATGEKGGDLGPVREGQVDPRFFGAVVELKQGELSKPFETAFGLHVARALEAPATVVPTFQEVRGELAARARNEAAKALEEQLRSNISVKRHPERLRELAGPARSKGEESE